From Oreochromis niloticus isolate F11D_XX linkage group LG14, O_niloticus_UMD_NMBU, whole genome shotgun sequence, one genomic window encodes:
- the sh3bgr gene encoding SH3 domain-binding glutamic acid-rich protein isoform X3 has product MVIKVFLASSSGSTAIKKKQQDVVAFLEALKVDYTPLDIACNEDNRMWMRQNVPEDKKPANGIPLPPQIFNEESYCGDYDTFFDAKEDNLVYTFLGLPPPPGSKEAEQADKDNIVENGTHAEENLDDTIVPVEDRNGDSNKEVKQATDENEEGEGDEEEKEGAAKEETADDEGETVGDEAPTEKEEEAAVEETDEVTEDTEGQAEEEEEQEEEELRQLEEEEEEEEEEDEELEETQEEEAE; this is encoded by the exons ATGGTCATTAAAGTTTTCCTCGCGTCTTCGTCGGGATCCACAGCG ATCAAGAAGAAGCAGCAAGATGTGGTTGCCTTCTTGGAGGCTCTTAAAGTTGACTACACTCCGCTGGACATCGCGTGCAATGAGGACAACCGCATGTGGATGAGGCAGAACGTCCCTGAGGACAAGAAGCCGGCCAACGGCATCCCCCTCCCCCCACAAATCTTCAATGAAGAGAGTTATTGTGGG GACTACGACACATTCTTTGATGCCAAAGAGGACAATTTAGTGTACACCTTCCTGGGGTTGCCCCCTCCTcctgggtcaaag GAAGCAGAGCAAGCTGACAAGGATAACATTGTGGAGAATGGCACCCATGCTGAGGAAAACCTTGACGACACAATA GTTCCAGTGGAGGATCGTAATGGGGATTCAAATAAAGAGGTGAAGCAGGCCACTGATGAGAATGAAGAAGGTGAGGGTGatgaggaggaaaaggaggggGCAGCAAAGGAAGAGACTGCAGATGATGAAGGAGAAACAGTAGGAGATGAAGCCCCcacagagaaggaggaggaggcagcagtGGAAGAAACAGACGAGGTCACAGAAGACACT GAGGGCcaagcagaagaggaagaagaacag gagGAAGAAGAGCTACGACAGCTTGAG gaggaggaagaggaagaagaagaagaagatgaagagttGGAAGAAACACAG GAGGAAGAGGCTGAGTAG
- the sh3bgr gene encoding SH3 domain-binding glutamic acid-rich protein isoform X6 has translation MVIKVFLASSSGSTAIKKKQQDVVAFLEALKVDYTPLDIACNEDNRMWMRQNVPEDKKPANGIPLPPQIFNEESYCGDYDTFFDAKEDNLVYTFLGLPPPPGSKEAEQADKDNIVENGTHAEENLDDTIVPVEDRNGDSNKEVKQATDENEEGEGDEEEKEGAAKEETADDEGETVGDEAPTEKEEEAAVEETDEVTEDTEGQAEEEEEQEEEELRQLEEEEEAEVQEEEEAE, from the exons ATGGTCATTAAAGTTTTCCTCGCGTCTTCGTCGGGATCCACAGCG ATCAAGAAGAAGCAGCAAGATGTGGTTGCCTTCTTGGAGGCTCTTAAAGTTGACTACACTCCGCTGGACATCGCGTGCAATGAGGACAACCGCATGTGGATGAGGCAGAACGTCCCTGAGGACAAGAAGCCGGCCAACGGCATCCCCCTCCCCCCACAAATCTTCAATGAAGAGAGTTATTGTGGG GACTACGACACATTCTTTGATGCCAAAGAGGACAATTTAGTGTACACCTTCCTGGGGTTGCCCCCTCCTcctgggtcaaag GAAGCAGAGCAAGCTGACAAGGATAACATTGTGGAGAATGGCACCCATGCTGAGGAAAACCTTGACGACACAATA GTTCCAGTGGAGGATCGTAATGGGGATTCAAATAAAGAGGTGAAGCAGGCCACTGATGAGAATGAAGAAGGTGAGGGTGatgaggaggaaaaggaggggGCAGCAAAGGAAGAGACTGCAGATGATGAAGGAGAAACAGTAGGAGATGAAGCCCCcacagagaaggaggaggaggcagcagtGGAAGAAACAGACGAGGTCACAGAAGACACT GAGGGCcaagcagaagaggaagaagaacag gagGAAGAAGAGCTACGACAGCTTGAG gaggaagaagaggctgAAGTGCAAGAG GAGGAAGAGGCTGAGTAG
- the sh3bgr gene encoding SH3 domain-binding glutamic acid-rich protein isoform X5 produces MVIKVFLASSSGSTAIKKKQQDVVAFLEALKVDYTPLDIACNEDNRMWMRQNVPEDKKPANGIPLPPQIFNEESYCGDYDTFFDAKEDNLVYTFLGLPPPPGSKEAEQADKDNIVENGTHAEENLDDTIVPVEDRNGDSNKEVKQATDENEEGEGDEEEKEGAAKEETADDEGETVGDEAPTEKEEEAAVEETDEEGQAEEEEEQEEEELRQLEEEEEEEEEEDEELEETQEEEAE; encoded by the exons ATGGTCATTAAAGTTTTCCTCGCGTCTTCGTCGGGATCCACAGCG ATCAAGAAGAAGCAGCAAGATGTGGTTGCCTTCTTGGAGGCTCTTAAAGTTGACTACACTCCGCTGGACATCGCGTGCAATGAGGACAACCGCATGTGGATGAGGCAGAACGTCCCTGAGGACAAGAAGCCGGCCAACGGCATCCCCCTCCCCCCACAAATCTTCAATGAAGAGAGTTATTGTGGG GACTACGACACATTCTTTGATGCCAAAGAGGACAATTTAGTGTACACCTTCCTGGGGTTGCCCCCTCCTcctgggtcaaag GAAGCAGAGCAAGCTGACAAGGATAACATTGTGGAGAATGGCACCCATGCTGAGGAAAACCTTGACGACACAATA GTTCCAGTGGAGGATCGTAATGGGGATTCAAATAAAGAGGTGAAGCAGGCCACTGATGAGAATGAAGAAGGTGAGGGTGatgaggaggaaaaggaggggGCAGCAAAGGAAGAGACTGCAGATGATGAAGGAGAAACAGTAGGAGATGAAGCCCCcacagagaaggaggaggaggcagcagtGGAAGAAACAGACGAG GAGGGCcaagcagaagaggaagaagaacag gagGAAGAAGAGCTACGACAGCTTGAG gaggaggaagaggaagaagaagaagaagatgaagagttGGAAGAAACACAG GAGGAAGAGGCTGAGTAG
- the sh3bgr gene encoding SH3 domain-binding glutamic acid-rich protein isoform X2, producing MVIKVFLASSSGSTAIKKKQQDVVAFLEALKVDYTPLDIACNEDNRMWMRQNVPEDKKPANGIPLPPQIFNEESYCGDYDTFFDAKEDNLVYTFLGLPPPPGSKEAEQADKDNIVENGTHAEENLDDTIVPVEDRNGDSNKEVKQATDENEEGEGDEEEKEGAAKEETADDEGETVGDEAPTEKEEEAAVEETDEEGQAEEEEEQEEEDLQSEEEEELRQLEEEEEEEEEEDEELEETQEEEAE from the exons ATGGTCATTAAAGTTTTCCTCGCGTCTTCGTCGGGATCCACAGCG ATCAAGAAGAAGCAGCAAGATGTGGTTGCCTTCTTGGAGGCTCTTAAAGTTGACTACACTCCGCTGGACATCGCGTGCAATGAGGACAACCGCATGTGGATGAGGCAGAACGTCCCTGAGGACAAGAAGCCGGCCAACGGCATCCCCCTCCCCCCACAAATCTTCAATGAAGAGAGTTATTGTGGG GACTACGACACATTCTTTGATGCCAAAGAGGACAATTTAGTGTACACCTTCCTGGGGTTGCCCCCTCCTcctgggtcaaag GAAGCAGAGCAAGCTGACAAGGATAACATTGTGGAGAATGGCACCCATGCTGAGGAAAACCTTGACGACACAATA GTTCCAGTGGAGGATCGTAATGGGGATTCAAATAAAGAGGTGAAGCAGGCCACTGATGAGAATGAAGAAGGTGAGGGTGatgaggaggaaaaggaggggGCAGCAAAGGAAGAGACTGCAGATGATGAAGGAGAAACAGTAGGAGATGAAGCCCCcacagagaaggaggaggaggcagcagtGGAAGAAACAGACGAG GAGGGCcaagcagaagaggaagaagaacag GAGGAAGAGGATTTGCAGTCAGAG gagGAAGAAGAGCTACGACAGCTTGAG gaggaggaagaggaagaagaagaagaagatgaagagttGGAAGAAACACAG GAGGAAGAGGCTGAGTAG
- the sh3bgr gene encoding SH3 domain-binding glutamic acid-rich protein isoform X9, with translation MVIKVFLASSSGSTAIKKKQQDVVAFLEALKVDYTPLDIACNEDNRMWMRQNVPEDKKPANGIPLPPQIFNEESYCGDYDTFFDAKEDNLVYTFLGLPPPPGSKEAEQADKDNIVENGTHAEENLDDTIVPVEDRNGDSNKEVKQATDENEEGEGDEEEKEGAAKEETADDEGETVGDEAPTEKEEEAAVEETDEVTEDTEGQAEEEEEQEEEDLQSEEEEELRQLE, from the exons ATGGTCATTAAAGTTTTCCTCGCGTCTTCGTCGGGATCCACAGCG ATCAAGAAGAAGCAGCAAGATGTGGTTGCCTTCTTGGAGGCTCTTAAAGTTGACTACACTCCGCTGGACATCGCGTGCAATGAGGACAACCGCATGTGGATGAGGCAGAACGTCCCTGAGGACAAGAAGCCGGCCAACGGCATCCCCCTCCCCCCACAAATCTTCAATGAAGAGAGTTATTGTGGG GACTACGACACATTCTTTGATGCCAAAGAGGACAATTTAGTGTACACCTTCCTGGGGTTGCCCCCTCCTcctgggtcaaag GAAGCAGAGCAAGCTGACAAGGATAACATTGTGGAGAATGGCACCCATGCTGAGGAAAACCTTGACGACACAATA GTTCCAGTGGAGGATCGTAATGGGGATTCAAATAAAGAGGTGAAGCAGGCCACTGATGAGAATGAAGAAGGTGAGGGTGatgaggaggaaaaggaggggGCAGCAAAGGAAGAGACTGCAGATGATGAAGGAGAAACAGTAGGAGATGAAGCCCCcacagagaaggaggaggaggcagcagtGGAAGAAACAGACGAGGTCACAGAAGACACT GAGGGCcaagcagaagaggaagaagaacag GAGGAAGAGGATTTGCAGTCAGAG gagGAAGAAGAGCTACGACAGCTTGAG tga
- the sh3bgr gene encoding SH3 domain-binding glutamic acid-rich protein isoform X16 codes for MVIKVFLASSSGSTAIKKKQQDVVAFLEALKVDYTPLDIACNEDNRMWMRQNVPEDKKPANGIPLPPQIFNEESYCGDYDTFFDAKEDNLVYTFLGLPPPPGSKEAEQADKDNIVENGTHAEENLDDTIVPVEDRNGDSNKEVKQATDENEEGEGDEEEKEGAAKEETADDEGETVGDEAPTEKEEEAAVEETDEEGQAEEEEEQEEEAE; via the exons ATGGTCATTAAAGTTTTCCTCGCGTCTTCGTCGGGATCCACAGCG ATCAAGAAGAAGCAGCAAGATGTGGTTGCCTTCTTGGAGGCTCTTAAAGTTGACTACACTCCGCTGGACATCGCGTGCAATGAGGACAACCGCATGTGGATGAGGCAGAACGTCCCTGAGGACAAGAAGCCGGCCAACGGCATCCCCCTCCCCCCACAAATCTTCAATGAAGAGAGTTATTGTGGG GACTACGACACATTCTTTGATGCCAAAGAGGACAATTTAGTGTACACCTTCCTGGGGTTGCCCCCTCCTcctgggtcaaag GAAGCAGAGCAAGCTGACAAGGATAACATTGTGGAGAATGGCACCCATGCTGAGGAAAACCTTGACGACACAATA GTTCCAGTGGAGGATCGTAATGGGGATTCAAATAAAGAGGTGAAGCAGGCCACTGATGAGAATGAAGAAGGTGAGGGTGatgaggaggaaaaggaggggGCAGCAAAGGAAGAGACTGCAGATGATGAAGGAGAAACAGTAGGAGATGAAGCCCCcacagagaaggaggaggaggcagcagtGGAAGAAACAGACGAG GAGGGCcaagcagaagaggaagaagaacag GAGGAAGAGGCTGAGTAG
- the sh3bgr gene encoding SH3 domain-binding glutamic acid-rich protein isoform X23 → MVIKVFLASSSGSTAIKKKQQDVVAFLEALKVDYTPLDIACNEDNRMWMRQNVPEDKKPANGIPLPPQIFNEESYCGDYDTFFDAKEDNLVYTFLGLPPPPGSKEGQAEEEEEQEEEEAEVQEEEEAE, encoded by the exons ATGGTCATTAAAGTTTTCCTCGCGTCTTCGTCGGGATCCACAGCG ATCAAGAAGAAGCAGCAAGATGTGGTTGCCTTCTTGGAGGCTCTTAAAGTTGACTACACTCCGCTGGACATCGCGTGCAATGAGGACAACCGCATGTGGATGAGGCAGAACGTCCCTGAGGACAAGAAGCCGGCCAACGGCATCCCCCTCCCCCCACAAATCTTCAATGAAGAGAGTTATTGTGGG GACTACGACACATTCTTTGATGCCAAAGAGGACAATTTAGTGTACACCTTCCTGGGGTTGCCCCCTCCTcctgggtcaaag GAGGGCcaagcagaagaggaagaagaacag gaggaagaagaggctgAAGTGCAAGAG GAGGAAGAGGCTGAGTAG
- the sh3bgr gene encoding SH3 domain-binding glutamic acid-rich protein isoform X15: MVIKVFLASSSGSTAIKKKQQDVVAFLEALKVDYTPLDIACNEDNRMWMRQNVPEDKKPANGIPLPPQIFNEESYCGDYDTFFDAKEDNLVYTFLGLPPPPGSKEAEQADKDNIVENGTHAEENLDDTIVPVEDRNGDSNKEVKQATDENEEGEGDEEEKEGAAKEETADDEGETVGDEAPTEKEEEAAVEETDEVTEDTEGQAEEEEEQEEEAE; this comes from the exons ATGGTCATTAAAGTTTTCCTCGCGTCTTCGTCGGGATCCACAGCG ATCAAGAAGAAGCAGCAAGATGTGGTTGCCTTCTTGGAGGCTCTTAAAGTTGACTACACTCCGCTGGACATCGCGTGCAATGAGGACAACCGCATGTGGATGAGGCAGAACGTCCCTGAGGACAAGAAGCCGGCCAACGGCATCCCCCTCCCCCCACAAATCTTCAATGAAGAGAGTTATTGTGGG GACTACGACACATTCTTTGATGCCAAAGAGGACAATTTAGTGTACACCTTCCTGGGGTTGCCCCCTCCTcctgggtcaaag GAAGCAGAGCAAGCTGACAAGGATAACATTGTGGAGAATGGCACCCATGCTGAGGAAAACCTTGACGACACAATA GTTCCAGTGGAGGATCGTAATGGGGATTCAAATAAAGAGGTGAAGCAGGCCACTGATGAGAATGAAGAAGGTGAGGGTGatgaggaggaaaaggaggggGCAGCAAAGGAAGAGACTGCAGATGATGAAGGAGAAACAGTAGGAGATGAAGCCCCcacagagaaggaggaggaggcagcagtGGAAGAAACAGACGAGGTCACAGAAGACACT GAGGGCcaagcagaagaggaagaagaacag GAGGAAGAGGCTGAGTAG